One stretch of Saccharopolyspora erythraea DNA includes these proteins:
- a CDS encoding selenium-binding protein SBP56-related protein, translated as MSSSPHHTDPTFYRTPAEAIAAPAEKLAYVVAYDRTAQRPDALTAIDTDPESDGYGRVVGWTDLPTRGDELHHFGWNACSSSIAHAEHHAGGLHRRYLLLPGLRSSRIHVYDTHADPARPALVRTIEAAELAERAGYSRPHTLHCGPTGIYLSCLGGANGSDGPGGIAVLDHDTFDVVRAWETDRGPQHLAYDAWWHLNHNTLITSEWGTPSMIEDGLNPELLLGNQYGHALHFWDLDAGRHVQRVDLGEEHQMVLELRPAHNPDATWGFAGVVVSTADLSASVWRWYRDDDRWHAEKVVTIPAEPADPEDLPPALKPFGAVPPLVTDIALSVDDRFLYVSCWGTGELKQYDVGEPSRPREVGSVRLGGITRRTPHPAAPDEALSGGPQMVEVSRDGRRIYLSNSLYGAWDDQFYPDGVGAWLAKLDTDPDAGGGLTPDPRFFPRGAEFHGLRVHQVRLQGGDASSDSYCYA; from the coding sequence ATGAGCTCGTCGCCGCACCACACGGACCCGACCTTCTACCGCACCCCGGCGGAGGCGATCGCCGCGCCCGCCGAGAAGCTGGCCTACGTCGTCGCCTACGACCGCACCGCCCAGCGCCCCGACGCCCTGACCGCCATCGACACCGACCCGGAGTCCGACGGCTACGGCCGGGTGGTGGGGTGGACGGACCTGCCCACGCGCGGGGACGAGCTGCACCACTTCGGCTGGAACGCGTGCAGCAGCTCCATCGCACACGCCGAGCACCACGCCGGGGGGCTGCACCGCAGGTACCTGCTGCTGCCGGGACTGCGGTCCTCGCGCATCCACGTCTACGACACCCACGCCGACCCGGCCCGCCCCGCGCTGGTGCGCACCATCGAGGCCGCCGAGCTCGCCGAGCGCGCGGGATACTCCCGGCCGCACACGCTGCACTGCGGTCCGACCGGCATCTACCTGTCGTGCCTGGGCGGCGCGAACGGGTCGGACGGCCCCGGCGGCATCGCGGTGCTGGACCACGACACCTTCGACGTCGTGCGCGCGTGGGAGACCGACCGCGGTCCGCAGCACCTGGCCTACGACGCGTGGTGGCACCTCAACCACAACACGCTGATCACCAGCGAGTGGGGAACGCCCTCGATGATCGAGGACGGGCTGAACCCCGAGCTGCTGCTCGGGAACCAGTACGGCCACGCGCTGCACTTCTGGGACCTCGACGCCGGCAGGCACGTCCAGCGCGTCGACCTCGGCGAGGAGCACCAGATGGTGCTGGAGCTGCGCCCCGCCCACAACCCCGACGCCACCTGGGGCTTCGCGGGTGTGGTCGTGAGCACCGCGGACCTGTCGGCCTCGGTGTGGCGCTGGTACCGCGACGACGACCGCTGGCACGCGGAGAAGGTCGTCACGATTCCCGCCGAGCCGGCCGACCCGGAGGACCTGCCCCCGGCGCTCAAGCCGTTCGGCGCCGTGCCGCCCCTGGTCACCGACATCGCGCTGTCGGTCGACGACCGGTTCCTCTACGTCTCGTGCTGGGGAACCGGGGAGCTCAAGCAGTACGACGTCGGCGAGCCCTCGCGGCCCAGGGAGGTCGGCTCGGTCCGCCTCGGCGGCATCACCCGCCGCACGCCGCACCCCGCCGCCCCGGACGAGGCGCTGTCGGGTGGGCCGCAGATGGTGGAGGTCAGCCGGGACGGCAGGCGGATCTACCTGTCCAACTCGCTCTACGGGGCGTGGGACGACCAGTTCTACCCCGACGGTGTCGGTGCGTGGCTGGCCAAGCTCGACACCGACCCGGACGCGGGGGGAGGGCTGACGCCGGATCCGCGGTTCTTCCCGCGCGGTGCGGAGTTCCACGGCCTGCGGGTGCACCAGGTCCGGCTGCAGGGAGGGGACGCGTCCTCGGACTCCTACTGCTACGCCTGA